TTCCAAGTTGGCCGTGCCATGCTGCACGAATGGTTTTGGATCCTTGAAGAAGGCCTCGGGCGCATCCTCGGCACTGGTACAGCCTCCGATGAGGCTGATGGATCCCACTGTTTTGAGAAAATTTCGGCGGTTACGGGACATTCACTTGTTTCGAAAAATACGCTTCAATCTGTTTTGCCAGAGACGGACCAACAATATTCTTGAGTGATCTTTGATCAGCATGTTTGATTTTTCGGACGGACCCGAATGCTCGAATCAGTTTCTGCACGGTCTTGGGGCCGACTCCCGGGATGTCTAGCAACTCCGAATGTAATAGACGACTCTTTCGTTGTTTTCGCTGGAGATTAACTGCAAATCGATGCGCCTCATCCCGAACACGCTGAATCAGTTGCAATGAGGCACTTTGCTTTGCAATGTGATATGGCTCTTTGTCTTCCGGGAAATATACTTCTTCCAAGCGCTTGGATAGTCCTATGACAGGAAAATTTCCATACGTGTCCGTTTGTTTCAGGGCTTTGATTGCACTGGAGAGTTGCCCCTTTCCCCCATCGACGACGACTAGATCGGGCCAAGGGCCATCTTCGTCTTGGATACGCTGAAACCGGCGGCGGATGACTTCTTCCATAGATAGAAAATCATCCGGTTTTCCGTCCAGGACGCCGCGGATTTTGTAGCTCCGGTAGTCGCTCTTTCGGGGGCGTCCATTATGAAATACAATGCACGACGCAACTGTACCGGTCCCGCCGAGATGGGATATGTCAAAGCATTCAATCCTTTTGGGTAGCTTGCTTAGTCTCAGATCAGACTGCAGGGCCTTTACTGCGAAGGGGATACGGTCTTCTCCACGCTTGAGTAATTCCAGCTTAAATTCCCCGAGCAAAAGATCCGCATTGGCCTGTACCATGCGCATCAACTCTGCCTTTTGTCCACGTTGAGGGGTAATCAGGAGAACTTTTTTGCCACGCTGGGCGGTTAGGAATTCCACGAGGGCTTCCGGTTCGGAAGTTGGGATATTCAGAAACACCTCTTCGGGGAAGAAAGCCGTTTGCGTGTAATAGTTTTCGAGGTAGCGCTGCATCAGAACAGAATCCTCATGCCCCTCAATCTGGCGCATGATCTTGTGTTCACGTCCTATAATTTTCCCCTCCCGAACCTTAAAACAGACACCAACGGCAGCATTCTCATCGCGTGCAGTCGCTAGGGCAAATAAATCCCGATCTACGGGTGTCGCTGTCACCACCTTTTGCCGCTGTGCATATGTTTCGATGGCATCAATTTGATTCCGAATGCGTGCTGCCTCTTCATACTGTTGTTGTTCACTGGCGGCTTGCATCGCATCTTGGAGCGTACGCTTCAGTGCGCTCGTATGGCCTTTCAGGAGCATTTCGACCTGAGCAACGGTCTCGTCATAGGATTCAGCAGACTGATATCCTACACAGGGGCCTGCGCATTTCTTGATATGAAATTCCAGACAGACCTGATACTTGCCACGCTGAATGGGCTCGGGAGACAGGTCCAATGAGCATGTACGGAGCTTGAAAATGGACCGTACGATTCCTAGAGCACGCCTCATACTTCCCACGTCGGTATAGGGGCCAAAATATTTGGAGCCATCCTTAAGGATACGTCGGGTAATAAAAACGCGAGGAAATGGCTCCTTCTTAATACAGATATAGGGATAAGTCTTTCCGTCCCTCAGGACGATGTTATAGCGTGGCTTCCGTTCCTTGATCAGGTTGTTCTCAAGGATGAGGGCTTCTGCTTCGTTATCGGTCACAATCACTTGGACATCAACTGCCTTTGCAATCAGAAGCCTTATGCGACCCTGCACATGTGTATCCTTGCGGAAGTAGGATCGGACACGGCTACGCAAGTTGATGGCCTTACCGATGTAAAGCGGGTTACGGTTCTCATCCAAAAACTGGTACACGCCACACCTGGTCGGCAGCTCAGACACTTTAGTCTGGAGGCTATCATTATTTGTTGTAGGTTCACCCATTCTCCAATGATGACCAGAAATCTAGCAGGGCTGTCGGGAGTAGCTTAAGCTGTGAATTCTCTGGAAGAATGATGAGCTCTGCTTTAGGCCATTGCTCCTGAAGCGCTTGGGCATGGGTTGATGCAGAACTGGCTTCACTGATGAGAACCGGTACCGATGGGGCATCAGGCTTTCCCCGAGACAGTTTGGATGAGGCGTTATGAAGCACCAGGCTTCGACATTTCTCGGGCACAGGTCCACCGCTCACAACATGTCCGGGAGTTTCATCACAGGGGATGCAATGACCGGTTGACAGCATGCGCTGTTCCAGTTCATTGCACGACTCGAATCGTACGGCGTACTGTTTGTTGGGTTGGCAGAATTCCACAAGGATTCCACAGGTATCGCGCGGATGTAAAAAGAAGATAAGCTTTCCGTTGGCTCCCGGGATGGGATTTTCAGTCAGTGGTTGAAACCCCGCTGCGCGCATGCGCTCAAGCTGCGCTTGCGCATTGGCCACCCTGAAAGCAATATGGTGAAGCCCTTCGCCACGTTTTGAGAGGAAGCGGGCAACGGTGGAATCTGCGTTCAAAGGTTGAAGAGTTTCCAGTTTGGTACCATCACCATAGAACCGCACCCGAACACCCTGCGCATCAATATCCTCAGGTAGAGAGGGGGCAGAATTTGCAAGTTTTTTGAGCAGGCTATCCATAACCCTGTCATCATGAACGGCGACACCAATGTGGTCTATGGGTAGCATGGGGAGCGGAATAAAGGATGCAAATTTATACAAACTACGGGATAAAGTGTCCAGTTGCGTGTCAGAACTGGATGTGCTGCGTATACGTGCTCTATGAATACATCAACCCAATCGGCCATCAGGTCACCGAATGATCGAAGAGATGCGGTGCAGCACTTACTGCGCATTACGCAGGATGGAGCTTATCGTAGCTTGGTCGATCGCGGTGCGGGGCCAAGAGTGGTTGCATTCGTGTCTACGGTCACACGTTGGAGACGATATTTATTATTCCTTCTCCACTTTTTCCTCAAGAACAAATCCCAATCGCTTTCACAACCTCTAGAACAGCTTCTGCTGCTGGGAATTGCAGAGATTGTTCTTTTGGATGAGCCGC
The nucleotide sequence above comes from Rhodothermaceae bacterium. Encoded proteins:
- a CDS encoding excinuclease ABC subunit C, producing MGEPTTNNDSLQTKVSELPTRCGVYQFLDENRNPLYIGKAINLRSRVRSYFRKDTHVQGRIRLLIAKAVDVQVIVTDNEAEALILENNLIKERKPRYNIVLRDGKTYPYICIKKEPFPRVFITRRILKDGSKYFGPYTDVGSMRRALGIVRSIFKLRTCSLDLSPEPIQRGKYQVCLEFHIKKCAGPCVGYQSAESYDETVAQVEMLLKGHTSALKRTLQDAMQAASEQQQYEEAARIRNQIDAIETYAQRQKVVTATPVDRDLFALATARDENAAVGVCFKVREGKIIGREHKIMRQIEGHEDSVLMQRYLENYYTQTAFFPEEVFLNIPTSEPEALVEFLTAQRGKKVLLITPQRGQKAELMRMVQANADLLLGEFKLELLKRGEDRIPFAVKALQSDLRLSKLPKRIECFDISHLGGTGTVASCIVFHNGRPRKSDYRSYKIRGVLDGKPDDFLSMEEVIRRRFQRIQDEDGPWPDLVVVDGGKGQLSSAIKALKQTDTYGNFPVIGLSKRLEEVYFPEDKEPYHIAKQSASLQLIQRVRDEAHRFAVNLQRKQRKSRLLHSELLDIPGVGPKTVQKLIRAFGSVRKIKHADQRSLKNIVGPSLAKQIEAYFSKQVNVP
- a CDS encoding VOC family protein is translated as MLPIDHIGVAVHDDRVMDSLLKKLANSAPSLPEDIDAQGVRVRFYGDGTKLETLQPLNADSTVARFLSKRGEGLHHIAFRVANAQAQLERMRAAGFQPLTENPIPGANGKLIFFLHPRDTCGILVEFCQPNKQYAVRFESCNELEQRMLSTGHCIPCDETPGHVVSGGPVPEKCRSLVLHNASSKLSRGKPDAPSVPVLISEASSASTHAQALQEQWPKAELIILPENSQLKLLPTALLDFWSSLENG